The following is a genomic window from Equus asinus isolate D_3611 breed Donkey chromosome 3, EquAss-T2T_v2, whole genome shotgun sequence.
GGAGGAGCAGTTGAGacagtgacatacaaaggaatgCCTGGCATAAAGTGAAAATTGTGCTCTGAGACTTCCtctattataaaattatacaaaCTGCCTTGGTCAGCAAGTGTAGTTTTATTTCCCATACAAGTAATATAATTCATGGCAATTCttttagtaaaacaaaagaaaaattatttgttatgATATATGCCATTTgagaaaaattattctaaaaaaagTTCCATGCTGTTTATGAAGCTAATGGGTATTTACAAATATTCTGATCCATGACTggaataaattttgaaaagtaagaaaacaacaaagggaaaaaatgttagtTATCAAAGAGAGCAGAAAGCTTAATAAAGGGAGTTACTTGAATAGAGAAGTTGAAGTGAAAGAAGTAGAAATGCcaggaaataaatagaaagaacaaTATCACTTCAAACGTCTTATCAAATGATCATATCTTCTGTCTCTGAGGTTTTGACCTCTGCAATCACGGGCACTTTTTCAGTGCTGGGACAATTTTGTAGTTTCCTTCACAAAGAATGATTTCAGAGCCTTCTTTATGTCTTTGTTCCTCAGACTatagatgaaggggttcagcatgggtGTGACCACAGTGTACATCACTGAGGCTATTGCACTTGAGTGTGAGCTGTGGGTGGCAGCAGAGCTGAGGTACACTCCTAGGACTGTACAATAAAATAAGGAGACAACAGAGAGGTGAGACACACAGGTGGAAAATGCTTTGTACTTCCCCTGAGCTGATGAGATTCCACGTATGCAGGAAACTATCTTGGAGTAAGAGTAAAGGATACCAGCAAAGGGACCCCCACCCAGCAGGACGGCTGCAAAATACATCACCATGTTGTTAAGAAAGGTGTCAGAACAGGCAAGTTGGACCATCTGATTAAGTTCACAAAAAAAGTGGGGGATTTCCAAGTTGGTACAGAAGGAAAGCCTCAATGCTGTTAAGCTTTGTAATAAGGAATTCAAGATACACATGATCCAGGACCCCTGAATCATCAGTCCACAGAGCCGGTGGTTCATGATGACTGTGTAGTGCAGGGGGTGGCAGATGGCCACAaaccggtcataggccatcactgtTAGGAGAAAGATGTCCAACACTGCAAAgagtatgaaaaaataaatcagtgtgaTGCAACCCTCATAGGTTATGACTTTGCTTTGTGTCTGGATGTTCCACAGCATCTTCgggatggtggtggaggtgaaaCAGATATCTACGAAGGACAGGTTGCagagaaagaagtacatgggtgtgtggaggagGGAGTCTGAACTGACAGCCAAGATGATGAGCAGATTTCCACACACAGTAATCAGGTACATAGTGAGGAAAAGCCCAAATATGAGGAGCTGCCATTCTGGTTTCTCTgaaaatcccagaagaagaaatcCTGAAATTTGTGTATTATTGCCTGGTTCCATGTGGTGGAAGTGACTtctaggaaagaaggaaataaaacgaCTAATTTTCACACAAACTCGCATTACTAACATACTTGAAATGCTACAATTTATCATttgtagtaaaaaaaattaatgttaatattatttcTATGGAT
Proteins encoded in this region:
- the LOC106821889 gene encoding putative olfactory receptor 7A2 — translated: MEPGNNTQISGFLLLGFSEKPEWQLLIFGLFLTMYLITVCGNLLIILAVSSDSLLHTPMYFFLCNLSFVDICFTSTTIPKMLWNIQTQSKVITYEGCITLIYFFILFAVLDIFLLTVMAYDRFVAICHPLHYTVIMNHRLCGLMIQGSWIMCILNSLLQSLTALRLSFCTNLEIPHFFCELNQMVQLACSDTFLNNMVMYFAAVLLGGGPFAGILYSYSKIVSCIRGISSAQGKYKAFSTCVSHLSVVSLFYCTVLGVYLSSAATHSSHSSAIASVMYTVVTPMLNPFIYSLRNKDIKKALKSFFVKETTKLSQH